In the genome of Osmerus mordax isolate fOsmMor3 chromosome 10, fOsmMor3.pri, whole genome shotgun sequence, the window TCATATGTAAAACCAACTCCAtctccttcattctctctgtgtctacTCCACTTTCATTGGATAACATATTACAGTGTGCTGACCATGCACTGGTTTCTCGGTCCACTATCTACCACAATACTGTCTACCTTGTTCATCAATGGTACCGGATCTAGACTTTACACTAATTGATCTACAGACAGCTATATAAAGTTGGGTGAAATAAAATTGGCTCATCACAATTGATGTTATGGACCCAGCAGCCAGCATACCCAGTTGTAGCTCACACATCCATGGCACAACGTGATCTTCTACTTTGGCACACACTCTAATATGACTGCCCAGTGTACTAAGCTAGCCTCCTTTGTCCTACTCGCCCTTGGACCCCTTGTCCCCTGAGCCCTTGAGGTATGACTTGTAGAAGAAGGAAGCGAAGAGTACCAGGTAGCTGAGGTACATAAGCGAGCCCCACACAATGTTGTCCAGGTAGGATGGGCAGCGCACCTCGTGCATCCAGCGGTAGACCAGGCCGAGGACAGCCAGGCCCATCACCATCTGCATGATCTGGGTGGCGGTGATGACCATGGCACAAGGACGGGGCACCCGCATCCTGGCAGCCCGAGCGGCATAGTAGGTGTACATGAGCGAGTGCACCACGTAGTTCATGGTCATGAACCAGCCGCCACCGGCCACCTGGTCCTTGTAGGAGTACCAGGAGTAGACCAGCACAGTGATGTGGTGGTACCAGTGGAGGAAGATGAGGCGCTGCTTACGGAGCACAATGAACACGGTGTCGCCTGAGGATGAGCACAGGGGAGATGACTCAAAATGgtggcactctctctctctccaccttcattACAGACTACTAAAACAtgttcattcactctctctctcacataccaAGACATCCCACAGTATCTCCAAAATCCCACTTGAACAACTATATGACACAACATTCCAATTATTAACAATATGATACCACTTTCCAATTATTAAATGCCAACCCATGCAGTATGAGGTCTTTGATGTCCCTCCTGTCTATTGCTCAAGAGATTAGTCATTATCATTCCTTACTGGACTTATTTTACAACCTAAGAAGTCTGCCTCCAGTTATCAGGACTAATGTAAACGCTGTCTGTCTGAGGCAGGGTAGCATGTAGTGACTTGATTCttgagcaggaagagagagagagaatcaacaTGCAGAGGCAGAGCTGTGGGGATAATAGGTCTCTCCACTGACCAATGTACAGGAAGTGCTCCAGTAGAATTCATCTCATCTTATCCCCGATTGGTCCCCTTAATTAAACAATGACAAAGTCCAATCCACGTCACCCACTTTCAGGCCTTATGTTTGATGCAGTCTTACCCAGTTCGGGAGCCTTGCTGAGGACGAAGGCATAGGCCCAGAACTTGCTGACGGGGGCGCTGTAGAAGCTGATGTCACACACCGACTCTCTGAAGCCACTGGTGGTGAGGACATGTAGCATGTACCAACCAGTCCTGAGCGCTCCGATGATACTGAGGAATAAAGACCATAAGAGTATATTTACACTACCCCTTTTTTACTCATATCAATGTCCAACACTAAAACCCCCAATGTTGATAAAGAAATGCTGATGAAGATTAGAGTAGAGTTCAGGTTCAGGTTCAGTTTAGAGAACAAGATGTTCAGCATTATGTCACACTTAAACAGAGTGTGGGGCAGGTCCTACTATTTCTGATTCAACCAACAGGCTCTTACAGGGTGCTTTGAAAGCTCCCCTACATTATAGAAAACAATAAAACCAGAAGCCCAGTATGAAATTGATCCAGTGAAATTCCAGGAAGTCATTTCCATGCAACTCATGAAACTCAATACCTCAGAGAAAAGCTAGTAGTAACTGAAATAATCTCAGGACTACATACACCAAAACCTGCACAGTCACTGTGCCAAAAACAAGATCTATAGATTGGAATGAGACATACAGTGTGTGGTGGGCACTGGGAGAGTAATGAGCACATGGATTAAAGGGGTTTTCAGGGGTACACACGCTATCTTGTCCATTTAGCCCTGGGATTGAGAGGGCAAATCACACCCTCTTCTAAGGGATTAGGATTAGAGGCTCAGCAGGGGGAGTACTGGTGGTGCACCTCCGACCACACAGCAGGGCTCTCTACATCGACTGTCCCAGGATTGTACCTGAGACACGACAGGCTCCCCTGGGGCAAGCAAGCCCAACTGTGTTCAACATGTTAGCTTGCTGTGCATGCACGTTCAATGGACAGTGATGCCAAACAGAGGATAATGTTAGAAGGATTGGCATCTGGATTACATAAACATGCTGTGTTATGATCTGGGTTCACATGGGTGTGTTTCAATAAAAGAATACAGGGCCTACATGAAGCAGTATTAAAGTAATAGTCCACATTTCCTATTAAGATAAGTAAGCAGGATACACTGTCATCAAACTAACTACAGATACATGCTAAACTTGGGCCTTGCTGTGTGTACACATAACACTGCTAACCAATACAGAGAGGAATGGAATTCAAATTTTAGCTTGgtctttgccagaacattccttCACGTAGATGAAGTTTCACAGTACATTAACCCTCGCAACAATATCTTCTACTTAGATACATATCTTTACATTTTGCAGTGATGTTTATTTATGCCTCTGTAGATCAAGATTGTCAATTAAAACATAGCAATAAAGTTACTTCCTGGAAATGTTTAAGGGAAAAACTTTTCTGCACCCTTTTGCCAACAAGACCAACTGTACATATACCACAACAACGTTCATATATTTTTTCCATACTGTGTAGTAGAACTAAACAGAACTGTTCATAACAGTATGTCCATGTGTCACTCACCTGAAGATGGCAAGACTGAATGACCAAAGCACAAGGAGCCAGCGCAGGTTAAGTTTGGGCCTCTCCCTCATGAAGTGTTGCCCTCCAAAGATGAGCGCAGCATACAGGCCACAGAACATGAACGACTTGCTCCTATCAGGAATAACAATCAACAAAGTGCACATTTGACCAAACCAGTTTTACACTCATTCTGACTGAACAGTCTACAGATAAATCTTATGATGACttaacatggatggatatgatGCTGTCATTATACAGATTGTTATACAAGGTTAGCAAACAGAGACCAGGAGTGACCCCTAGCCCATCATGACTCCTGGCAGCTTCTTTATTACAGTCTTTCTCATTCGCAATTATGGTGGGGGGTTAACAGAGATTAGCAGTTGACACACTGACCATTCACAACCTACAGGCATCTGGCTTTTAAACATCTGTATCATAGCATTCTGAAACAACTTGGCAATGAGAGACGATTCTCACTTCCTGGACAAACATGTATGAAAGGCCCTCAAGCAAAGATAGCTGAAAAAGAAGTGAGGCGTCCATTAATCCAAATTGACTGAATGAACCATATCAAACTCATCTGACGAGATGTTGCTTGACCCAATTCAGCCAAGACCTTGAGATGGTCATTTGCAGCAGAAATTGAGACGCTTTCACTTGATGGAAGCTCTCACTAGATAACACATAAAACATGGTAAACAACGCACAAAAACGTTCATTTTCCATAAACTCTAGATATCCTAGAGAGATAGGATGAACAATGAGGATGGCAGGTAAAAAAACAAGGAGTTGTAGGCCCAAAGAAATCCCCTCGTTCTCTCCCCTCTATTCTATCTCTCCTTGTCCCCTTCTTAGATGGTGAAGCGAGACAGAGAATAAAGCTCTGAGCAGGAGGGTGGTTGAGGTATTTGAGAGTAGAATGTCCCTTGACAGCAGAAATTTGCCATTTCAGGTTGCTTCACTAATTAGCAGGGGTAATGCTGAAGCAGGTCTAGCCCATTAATCACAGAATCAGGGAGCAAGGTGTTACTTGCAAGCAAAGCATCTGTGTTCTGGAATGTGGCAGTTGCTGTGATCTTGATCTGCTATACTCTGATACCAAACCTCCTGGGACTAAATGTAGGCAACAGAAGAACTCAATGCTAGGGTAACATTCTCAAATCAGCTTGCCTTGACACAACAGTCTCAACTTCATGGAGGTGCGAAATGCACCTCTTTGCAAAAATGTAGTCTGACAAGATTTTTCATGGCCCATTTTTACAGGACAGAAAATTCCCTCCTCTTGTTCACATTTCTAATCGGACACTGGGCGAGGCTTTTGGAGCTTGTAATTTGGATGTGTGAATTCGAAGAACAGGATGTTAACTCAATAGCACATGATGTACCTAAAAGCATTTTAAACCGTTTCTAAAACAACAAAGAACGTAGAATTTCCAGACACCATATGGCTTTCGCGACAGCCTACATATTCTCTATAGCATATACTGAATGTAAGCAGTAAAGCCTAATCGACGTAATGCAGGCACGATATAACGTAAAACAGGCCTCTGTTTTTCAAATAAGTAACGGTCATTATGTGAACACTGTCATAAAATGCCGGTTAAACATATGGACAGTGAGGAGAAGTTCAGGCGGTCATATCATGCATCCTCAAGGACATTTGAAAAGGAGCGGCAGGATAATCTTATAGATTTATAAAATTGCTACTATTAGCTAAAACTGCACGTTCACTAATGTTTCCAGCGGATTAAAAATGTAACAGTTTCGCGATCATTGTTTGAACTAATGTCCGTCCGCATGGCGTAACGACCACATCATTGTAGATCGGTCCACTCCACATTTTCGGCCAAGGTGAAAAATCACCGGAATCATACTTCATCCAGATGCTTTAAATTAAACAGAATACACACCAGTTTTCTTGCATCCATTCCAAAGCGACTCTTTCATCGAACCTTCTCTCGAAATCGTACTCTTCTAGCGGGGTATGGTGCTCAGTCTCGTTCATTATTGTATCAATTTCAGTTTTTCTGTTATACACTTACACTATATATTTTTGgtaaaaaatacacaaaattgCCACTCGTAAGAATCATCTGCCTATTCAGATATCAGACGAATACTGTAGCCTTTAGTTTGATGCAAAGAGAGGATGCGGTAGAATATGCACTTCCCGGTCTCTCACGCACAGTAGCCGTGTGCGTCTGTGCAAGAACGTCCTCTAGCTCCCACGGATTGAAAGAGCatggagaggaggcggggcttcAATCGGGCGTGTATAGTTGTCATAGTTAATAGATTATTTATATTTTGATCGCTTTTCTACCTTAAATGTGAAGATATTTaaatgacacccccccccccccccattcacaATTACAAAGTGTTGAGTTGCCCTACATCCTCTGAATGAACTGAGTAGGCCTAATTAACTAAGCAGTCATCCACAGTCTATTGAATGGCCACAATATTAATCGACTTTCATTAAGAAACAAGTGTGCACAAATAGGCTATACAGTCGACTGAACTACTTGACGATGCAATCTTGAAAAGTTACGTCACAGGTTAGTTAGTAGTGGTAGGCAAATCTACGAAGTCTACGATTAGGCAACATCGTTTATATTGCTCTCTGATTGTGTGCTAAAGGGCAATGAGTTGCTTCTTACGTAGCAGTGATCAGCATCTGTGCGCGTGGACCTTCTGCAATCTGCATGATTTCGGCAGGTTAGGGTCAGCTACATTTCTATTCCATTTTGAGTTTTGTAGATAGCCTATGCCTATAATCTCACAAATAACACACATTTGTGCCACAATTCTGGGTATGCCGCGTTTTAACTAGACCTCAATTCCAGAATTTAACAGAATCTAAGAGGACTTTAAAGAACGTTGATTTATCTTCATGTTACATTTTAGGAACATTCAAGGTATCCAAACGTATTAAAACCACAAGCAGATTAAGTTTAATTAAATTCACCAAATATTGATAGGCATGCTCAGGCTATATTTTACCCCGTCAACATAATGCCTGTAGACCTCGTTCGCCATCATATGAGCCTATCTATAAAAGCAGCCCACAAGCCCAGCAAAATCACTCGTATGTGAATGGCACCCTCTTCTGGACAAAATAATTAAGTGATTTATTAGATACCGCTACATACTATAATGAAAGTACAGTATCAGTAAAATATTGCAGCTGTTATGGATATCCAACACTGACAATGCGGGTTCCAAATGCATATGAGTTCGCTCTAAATTTGATAACAGAGTGTGTCACGTGTGTCATTCTCATTTGAATCCATCCCATAGAAGCACAGCTCACAGAGAAGTTCCCATGGAATAAAGCACAATGGTCTGTTTGACTACAAAGTGAAAAACAGGCTGTGAAAGTGAGAACAAGGCATCGTGGTGTGCCATCTTCCAGGCGTTAGGCCAGTGCCTCTGCTGCGAGCATGTGGGGAGAGTAGACACTCACTGCCCTTTGGTCTACTTCCACTCACCCTCTTGGGCCAACAAGTGACGCAATGAACCACTTTACTGAGGTGAAATTAGTTTCATATGCGACATTCGTCTCATATCGGAAGAGCTACTTTGCAGCCTCGCGTTGGGACCGAGTGAAAACTAACCGTACAATTTagaaaatgtatgtgttttacattgttagaatactcaggtgtccgtttgaggttttatattcatataAATTGTATGTTTTAAACCCGGTGTTGTATCACCCGATGCATGACTCTGGATTGGCACCCCCTCGCGGGAGCGCGCGCGAATCAAAGAGGGAAGGATTTTGTCTTGATATCGCAACCAAACGAAGGGGAGACAGAAGTCTCAAATTATACTTTCTTTGTTATACAATTCAATTTTATCTGTGTAAatttcagatgctattttcaaCACAAAATCCTTAAAATTCGTCATTCAAACCGTGTAGTAACGGTTACTCAGACAGGTTGAAAACAACAGCCTTCTGATCCAGAATCGGCTACAGCTGTCCTGAAAAGGGACCAAAGGTTCACATGCCTATAGCCTACAAAAGACAAATACTAAAAACGATGTATCAACTAAGTATCAACATCAAAAGAAATGTTCTCACCATCAAATCCTTTTTTTAAGATAGGAAATATTACTCTTATTGTTTGTCTatgaaatgaatgaaaaaacaaaacataataaTCCCACACCTACCATGGACTATTCTGATTTCAGACCTGTCCACcctatacatacacatgtattgGTATACAATTTATGCTATTAAATGTACATAATGCTGGAGTAGAAGGGAAGAAACGTATGCGGGGGGAGAGAATTTCATGGCAGgccttgttttccatttgatgtAAGTGCAATGCACTCCCTGGTAActttgactaggaaagtgttacatgcctgaaacttactgtggttactcatacgagtgccctcagtgtacagtaagaatcatttgatgctgggatatacagcaCAGACAATAGGGGgaggtgcatttcacgacaggcttgatGCACCcactgctaaccctgactaggaaagtgttacattcctgaaacttactgtgtttactcatactagtgccctcagtgtacagtaagaatcatttgatgctgggatatataaaacagacaatagaggggagtgcatttcacgacgggcttgttgtattcctttttgccatgaaatgcaccccctacTAACTCTGATTAGGAAAGTGTCacttgcctgaaacttactgtggttactcatactagtgccctcagtgtacagtaagaatcatttgatgctgggatacacagaacagacaatagaggggggtgcatttcacgacatacttgttgtattccttcttgccatgaaatgcaccccctacTAACTCTGATTAGGAAAGTGTCacttgcctgaaacttactgtggttactcatactagtgccctcagtgtacagtaagaatcatttgatgctgggatacacagaacagacaatagaggggggtgcatttcacgacaggcttgttgtattccttcttgccatgaaatgcaccccctacTAACTCTGATTAGGAAAGTGTCacttgcctgaaacttactgtggttactcatactagtgccctcagtgtacagtgagaatcatttgatgctgggatatacagaacagacaatagaggggggtgcatttcacgacagacttgttgtattccttcttgccatgaaatgcaccccctacTAACTCTGATTAGGAAAGTGTCacttgcctgaaacttactgtggttactcatactagtgccctcagtgtacagtaagaatcatttgatgctgggatatacagaacagacaatagaggggggtgcatttcacgacaggcttgttgtattccttcttgccatgaaatgcaccccctgctaattATGACTAGAAAAGTGTCaattgcctgaaacttactgtggttactcatactagtgccctcagtgtacagtaagaatcatttgatgctgggatatacagaacagacaatagaggggggtgcatttcacgacaggcttaatgcaccccctgctaaccctgactaggaaagagttacatgcctgaaacttacagtggttactcatactagtgccctcagtgtacagtaagtacttgttgtattccttcttgccatgaaatgcaccccctgctaactctgactaggaaagagttacatgcctgaaacttactgtggttactcatactagtgccctcagtgtacagtaagaatcatttgatgctgggatatacagaacagacaatagaggggggtgcatttcacgacaggcttgttgtattccttcttgccatgaaatgcaccccctgctaactctgactaggaaagtgtcacatgcctgaaactcgTCCCAACATGAGACGAATGTTGAATGTCGAATATataactaacttcacctcggtaaCCACTTTTACTTATACTGGCCCTGGCTTGACGCTCGATTTACAGTGGCTTCAAGATTACTGATTCCATCGCAAAATCATCGTCAACATAAAAGCTTAAGAATATGAAAAAAATTATCGCGGTAGTTTTATTCAAGCTGAATTTGAAATCATTACAATGAAATGTCATGAATTTAGAACTACCTAgtgttattaatattatttccTGCATGAGGCACAACAGGAGACGGTTGGCAGATACACAGTACTAGGCACCCGTCTACTTTTGTCATTAGTGATTCAGCATAAAGTTGAAAGAAACACTGGCAGTGTTAAATGCCAGTTGATTACCCTACTTTGCCTGAATAACTTCTTAcctgaaataaataataactgctAACTGCTATAGAGACGCAGTGACTGGGCATGCTCGTGCCggtggggagggtgagagcGTGCTCTATGTTGTGATGTCTGAACGCTAAGATCGTGTTGAGGTGCAGTAAACGTCTTCTCGGCATCTCTCATAAAATAGGCTACACTGAGGGCGCAGTGGAGCTGTCTCTTTCAGAACCACAGACTCCAGTCCCTCACATCAGGTAGGAAAATGCCTGTCTACTTGACATTAACTACCAGCAGAGTCGGAGCATGAAGAAGCCGTTTATATGCGGACTGCAGTGGTAACATCAGCGTTGCCTGCAGTAGGCTACCCGCCGGTGTATCACATATTATCATTTTCCAGTAGACACATGCAGCCAAACGGATATCTGTCTACTTCTACAACGATATTATTCGGTAGGTGACACGCATGTCCTACATACAAGCTAGCACAAAACATGGTCACGTTCCTTTGCCTGTTTTACAGGAGTTACTGTTTGAGTGGTAGCCCGGACACCCGACATGTGACCAATGTGATTGAAGGGAGAAATAACTTGTCAGTTCACTGCACCACTGAAAATACATTCCCATCCACACTTATCTACCTGTGGGCTTCGCAACCTCTAAAAAGGTCATTAGGTGTGCGGTGATGTAGCTGTTAATAAACAGTCTGGTCATTTAACATCACATTGTAGCCTATGTGTAACATTTTATGCTTGTTTACCCGAATGGCTGTATGTTTTTGGAAAGGTTGGATAGAAATGACTAGATAAGCTTCAGAAATGTGAGCTACGTGAGGAGAATTTGATGGCTTTATCTGTCCTGTACCTATTCTGGGCCTTTCAGTCTCAATACGGAGACAAAGGGAACATATATACACTTCTGCTAAGGAAGTGCATGAATGAAGTTTATGGATGAAAAActtacatttttataataaagCCTTCAGGTAAATTTCTCTTTTGATTTAAAGATTTAAGATTCTCATGGTCTTTTCTACACTGTACCACATGCTCAACATATTGGCTGGGATACACAGTATGGAGTTACATTTTATCTGATGCCATCTATTTGTCAAGACAATTTGACGTGTTCATCGTTCATGTCAAGTCAAGGAGACAGGCATTAGAACAAAAGCCCCCAAAGCCATTGTTCTATCAATTATCATCCCTTACATGGATATGACCTGCATTCCCAATGCCTTCTACTGGATGCTTGGAAATGCAGTTATAGAGTTGTGCCTAACATTAGACCGAGTGAAATTTGAGCCCAACTACTATTTGCTTTCCAAAATATTTGAGAGTGGTCAGTGTTCACTTTATCAGGTGGTGAGGACTAAGGTGAATGCACTTATGTATGATGATGCATGCTGATTATGATGCATGCTGATTATGATGCATTGCTGCTGCAGCCACTGCAGCTCCTGTAGCTAATAGGATCCATGACCACTATAAGACTCCTGCCATGTCTCCCCAGCATGAGAgtagacctctctcctccagccaagGGCAGCTGGAAGTATTTTGTCTTCATTTGTTACAAGTCTGTAGTATCTTTTGCTTCCCTCTGGGGTCCTAGTCGCAGcgcacctctgtctgtctgttagacGAGCTTAGTGACAGGATGATACAGGTAGACTGTGCTCCTGTTGCAGCGCAGACCGATCAACAACCAAACAGACAGGCTGAAACAccaacatgcacactcacaggtGCACACAGGTGCATGCATTTACTAAcgcgcggacacacacacatccgcgaTCACCTTTGCATTTCTGCTTACCGCTGCATTTCCCTAAAGGAATATATTGCTCCAGCAACACTACAGCAGTTCAGTTGACCACTCTCCAGTATTGAACGCAGTTGTGCAAGGAGACATCGGTGTTATCAATTCAACCAGattattttcaaaaaataaGGGCAAACTGCATCTGTATACTTACATTCTATAATTATATTGCTTCAACCATCAGGCAAAAGTACAACAATGCTGAATCAATTACAGTCTGGTTGTCAATGAATAACACATTTTTAAGGGTTAACAGTGGGATTTGGAGGTACACCTTAGTATGTTCTCTAATCAGCTTGTCAGGTATTGAAGCTCTAGTGAGACCACAGCAAAGGCATCATAACGTATTGTTGAAGTGTTCTGCACTAATCGTGGCCACAGGACCTGATCGATTCCTattgtgactgtgtttgtgattgCCTGCCGATCTCCCTGTCCTAAGGTTTTAGTGGAGTCGGAAAAAAACCCGATCTGACTGATTAGACTGAATAGATTATTTTGTCTTCCTCCCACGTTAAGGTTTTGAGTCTTCCAAGCTTGATCTCGACTCTCATCACCCTCACGAAGCACTAGCCCGTGTCTTTTTCA includes:
- the LOC136950949 gene encoding very long chain fatty acid elongase 6-like, which gives rise to MNETEHHTPLEEYDFERRFDERVALEWMQENWSKSFMFCGLYAALIFGGQHFMRERPKLNLRWLLVLWSFSLAIFSIIGALRTGWYMLHVLTTSGFRESVCDISFYSAPVSKFWAYAFVLSKAPELGDTVFIVLRKQRLIFLHWYHHITVLVYSWYSYKDQVAGGGWFMTMNYVVHSLMYTYYAARAARMRVPRPCAMVITATQIMQMVMGLAVLGLVYRWMHEVRCPSYLDNIVWGSLMYLSYLVLFASFFYKSYLKGSGDKGSKGE